In Brevibacillus brevis NBRC 100599, a single genomic region encodes these proteins:
- a CDS encoding sensor histidine kinase — MKSLYVRVVLTFVAIVLISGTLGFLLANEYYQRNLRAYNEQKIMSIGQQMIDLYEHKSSLDLPAFMTHVANLNFQLYLVDENGAASQFGAPFRDQQIEPAIIQKVLAGETYRGITEEQHGLFVTGFFENTLTNSIGLPLTAEGKKYALFVRPNIEQQFGEVHIMFALLLAAMFVLSLVLILIFTRYLVKPIEKLSHATKKLAEGEYDIHLDISRRDEIGDLAMHFARMTESLKQLDEMRQEFVSNVSHEIQSPLTSIQGFSQAIRSGGVTNEQRETYLTIIEEESRRLSSLSKQLLTLASLDKETGLYEPTRFRLDEQIRQVLLVLEHQWQQKKLTMELTLPETFIVGDKQLLNQVWMNLIANSIKFTPKAGSIYIMIQKDTRIVVTIRDTGIGMSEEEQEHVFDRFYKGDKSRNREATGSGLGLSIVQKILQVAKGGIHIQSRIGEGTTVTVSLPTGEHPTTRTTNES; from the coding sequence GTGAAATCTCTTTACGTTCGGGTCGTTCTTACCTTCGTCGCCATTGTACTGATCAGCGGCACACTGGGATTTTTGCTGGCAAATGAGTATTATCAACGAAATCTACGCGCTTATAATGAACAAAAAATCATGAGCATCGGACAGCAAATGATTGATTTGTATGAGCATAAATCGTCGCTCGACCTGCCTGCCTTTATGACTCATGTCGCCAATTTGAATTTTCAGCTGTATCTCGTGGATGAGAATGGTGCTGCAAGCCAGTTCGGAGCACCTTTTCGCGATCAGCAGATAGAGCCTGCCATTATTCAAAAAGTGTTGGCGGGTGAGACCTACAGAGGGATTACAGAAGAACAGCACGGCTTGTTTGTGACCGGATTTTTTGAAAACACGTTGACAAACAGCATTGGCTTGCCGCTTACAGCAGAAGGGAAAAAATACGCCCTGTTTGTACGGCCAAATATTGAGCAGCAGTTTGGCGAGGTGCACATTATGTTTGCTTTGCTGTTGGCAGCGATGTTTGTGCTGAGCTTGGTCCTGATCTTGATCTTTACCCGTTACTTGGTGAAGCCGATCGAGAAGCTGAGCCATGCGACCAAAAAACTGGCGGAAGGCGAGTACGATATCCACTTGGACATCTCTCGCCGGGATGAAATCGGCGATTTGGCTATGCATTTTGCCAGGATGACAGAGTCTCTCAAGCAATTGGATGAGATGCGCCAAGAGTTTGTCTCCAATGTCTCTCATGAAATCCAGTCTCCATTGACATCGATCCAAGGCTTTTCTCAAGCCATCCGCAGCGGTGGTGTGACTAACGAACAGCGGGAAACGTACTTGACTATCATCGAAGAGGAGAGCAGGCGGCTGTCTTCCTTGAGCAAGCAGCTGTTGACGCTCGCTTCCCTGGACAAGGAGACAGGTCTGTACGAACCGACACGATTTCGTCTTGATGAGCAGATCAGGCAAGTCCTCTTAGTTTTGGAGCATCAGTGGCAACAAAAAAAGCTCACGATGGAGCTGACCTTACCGGAGACCTTTATCGTAGGTGACAAGCAGCTGCTCAATCAGGTATGGATGAACCTGATTGCCAATAGTATCAAATTCACCCCAAAGGCTGGCTCTATTTATATTATGATACAGAAGGATACGCGAATCGTCGTGACCATTCGGGATACGGGGATTGGCATGTCAGAAGAAGAGCAGGAGCATGTCTTTGACCGTTTTTACAAAGGAGACAAGTCACGCAATCGGGAAGCGACGGGAAGCGGTCTCGGTCTTTCTATCGTGCAAAAAATTTTGCAGGTCGCAAAAGGCGGCATTCACATTCAGAGCCGTATAGGCGAAGGGACAACGGTCACGGTCAGCCTCCCGACGGGTGAACATCCTACTACGCGAACGACAAACGAATCATAA
- a CDS encoding ABC transporter ATP-binding protein, producing the protein MGKVLEVKDLHVSFDTYAGEVKAVRGVSFDLEKGETLAIVGESGSGKSVTSQALMRLIPSPPGRIPKGQVLFEGRDLVTLSEKEMQDVRGRDISMIFQDPMTSLNPTMTIGNQIMESFIKHQKLNRADARSRAIELLEMVGIPFAKERVDQYPHQFSGGMRQRIVIAIALACNPKIIIADEPTTALDVSIQAQILELLKELQKKMGTSIIFITHDLGVVANMADRVAVMYAGKIVEIGKVDEIFYDPKHPYTWGLLGSMPSLDSSDDELMSIPGSPPDMFKPPVGDAFAARNPFALKVDLEYEPPMFKISDTHYAATWLLHEMAPDIKPPASAVRRKVNSDEATEAPVSTKKTFNYENREKLVEVKDLKQHFDLGNGHTLKAVDGITFDIYKGEIFGLVGESGCGKSTTGRTILRLYDATGGEVLFNGQSVHGKKTLEEKKWLNRKIQMIFQDPYSSLNPRLTVSDIIAEGLDIHRLANKEARIAKVHELLETVGLNREHANRYPHEFSGGQRQRIGIARALAVDPEFIIADEPISALDVSIQAQVINLLKRLQKEKGLTYLFIAHDLSMVKYISDRIGVMYRGRIVELAESNRLYENPIHPYTKSLLSAIPLPDPDYERNRKRIVFDDQEYLRDQGEERVLREVERGHFVACTQKEFERYGGGVLV; encoded by the coding sequence ATGGGAAAAGTTTTAGAAGTAAAAGATTTGCATGTGTCATTCGATACGTATGCAGGTGAAGTCAAGGCAGTACGTGGCGTCTCCTTCGATCTGGAAAAAGGAGAAACGCTGGCGATTGTTGGTGAATCTGGTTCCGGTAAATCCGTCACTTCCCAAGCACTTATGCGCCTCATTCCTTCTCCTCCTGGACGCATTCCAAAAGGGCAAGTTCTTTTTGAAGGAAGAGATTTGGTTACGCTTTCCGAAAAAGAAATGCAGGATGTTCGCGGTCGCGATATCTCAATGATTTTCCAAGACCCGATGACTTCCTTGAATCCGACGATGACTATCGGGAACCAAATCATGGAGAGCTTCATCAAGCACCAAAAGCTGAACCGTGCAGACGCCCGCAGCCGTGCTATTGAACTGTTGGAAATGGTAGGGATTCCCTTTGCCAAAGAACGTGTCGATCAATACCCGCACCAGTTTTCTGGTGGGATGCGCCAACGGATTGTCATTGCCATCGCATTGGCCTGCAATCCAAAAATTATCATCGCCGATGAGCCGACGACTGCTCTGGACGTATCGATTCAAGCGCAGATTTTGGAGTTGCTGAAGGAACTGCAAAAGAAGATGGGTACCTCGATCATCTTTATTACGCATGACCTCGGTGTAGTTGCGAACATGGCAGACCGTGTAGCGGTTATGTATGCAGGAAAAATTGTGGAAATCGGCAAAGTCGATGAAATTTTCTACGATCCTAAACACCCGTATACATGGGGTCTATTAGGTTCCATGCCTAGTCTCGATTCCAGTGATGACGAGCTGATGTCCATTCCTGGATCGCCGCCTGACATGTTTAAACCACCTGTAGGTGATGCTTTCGCGGCTCGTAACCCATTTGCGTTGAAGGTCGATCTGGAATATGAACCACCGATGTTCAAAATCTCCGATACGCACTATGCAGCAACATGGCTCCTGCATGAAATGGCACCTGACATCAAACCGCCTGCTTCGGCTGTGAGACGAAAAGTCAATTCTGATGAGGCAACTGAGGCTCCTGTAAGCACGAAAAAAACGTTCAACTACGAGAATCGTGAGAAGCTGGTTGAAGTCAAAGATTTGAAACAGCATTTTGACCTCGGGAATGGTCATACGCTGAAAGCTGTAGATGGTATCACCTTCGACATCTACAAAGGGGAAATCTTTGGCCTTGTGGGTGAATCCGGTTGCGGTAAATCGACCACAGGACGCACCATCCTTCGCTTGTACGATGCAACTGGCGGAGAGGTCTTGTTCAATGGACAAAGTGTACACGGAAAGAAAACACTCGAAGAAAAGAAATGGCTCAACCGCAAAATCCAGATGATTTTCCAAGACCCGTACTCATCGTTGAATCCACGTCTGACTGTATCCGATATTATTGCGGAAGGTCTGGACATTCATCGTCTGGCGAACAAGGAAGCACGCATCGCCAAGGTACACGAGCTGTTGGAAACCGTCGGCCTCAACCGCGAGCACGCAAACCGTTACCCACATGAGTTCAGCGGCGGACAGCGCCAACGGATCGGGATTGCACGGGCATTGGCTGTTGATCCGGAATTCATCATTGCCGATGAACCGATCTCTGCCCTCGACGTGTCCATTCAGGCGCAGGTCATTAACCTGCTCAAACGCCTGCAAAAAGAAAAAGGCCTGACCTATCTGTTCATCGCCCATGACCTGTCCATGGTGAAATACATCAGTGACCGCATTGGTGTTATGTACCGGGGACGTATCGTGGAGCTGGCAGAAAGTAATCGCCTGTACGAGAATCCGATTCATCCGTACACCAAATCGTTGCTCTCGGCAATTCCATTGCCAGATCCGGATTATGAGCGCAACCGTAAGCGCATCGTTTTCGATGATCAGGAATATTTGCGAGATCAAGGGGAAGAACGCGTCTTGCGTGAAGTGGAGCGCGGTCACTTTGTCGCTTGCACCCAGAAAGAATTCGAAAGATACGGCGGCGGCGTCTTGGTGTAA
- a CDS encoding ArsR/SmtB family transcription factor: MVTVDDICEIQCFDEEKVNRLKPFATESEGVAKIFKALADDTRAKIIHILSMEDELCVCDVAAIIGSSIANTSHHLRLLRNMGLAKYRKEGKLVFYSLDDDHVRHLISAGIEHAKEQKTIVRAT, translated from the coding sequence ATGGTTACAGTGGATGACATCTGTGAAATCCAATGTTTTGATGAGGAAAAAGTAAATCGGTTAAAGCCGTTCGCCACAGAATCAGAAGGGGTAGCAAAAATCTTCAAGGCGTTGGCTGATGACACCCGCGCCAAAATCATTCACATCCTCTCGATGGAAGACGAGCTCTGTGTCTGCGATGTGGCTGCTATCATCGGAAGCTCGATCGCTAACACCTCCCACCATCTGCGGCTTCTTCGCAACATGGGACTGGCCAAGTACCGCAAAGAAGGAAAGCTCGTTTTTTACTCGTTGGATGATGACCATGTACGCCATCTCATATCTGCGGGGATTGAACACGCCAAAGAACAGAAAACCATTGTCCGAGCTACCTGA
- a CDS encoding heavy metal translocating P-type ATPase, which translates to MAEERKKDECCSGHQCGSEHKHAGKILTVLEPAAAATESAGILSSQAVVYRVIGMDCSSCAKSLEKHMHTLPAVKEVNVNFSTGKMQLVADGLGEDAVVKEVAKAGYSAMLLTRRTAKAVPKTDQAGTTLTVISGVLLALGFLGSLSSGIPPLVVTVLYALSIISGGYRPARSAFYAIKSGSLDMNVLMSVAAVGAALIGEWLEGATVVWLFSIGNLLQTKSIEKTRDSIRNLMDLAPPEAWVKVGESLTRKPVEDITVGQVIVVKPGEKIPLDGVIVHGTSSVNQAPITGESIPVDKLVGDSVFAGSVNESGAVEIKVTKLVEDTAIARIIHLVEEAQEKKAPTQAFVDKFATIYTPIVLVLALLVIVFPPLLGLGTWGEWFYRGLELLVVACPCALVISTPVAIVSAIGNAARNGVLIKGGTFLEKAGAITAIAFDKTGTLTEGKPQVAAVIEMEGSEDDVVSIARTIEERSSHPIALAILTYAKQKQIASQSGQDFKAIVGKGASAVIGTETFYAGKPALFQELGVDLSAWQTKVESLQSEGHTLVVIGTATKLIGMIAVADTIREITVSAIGKLKAAGIEDIVMLTGDNTGTAKKVASQTGVNRYFAELLPQDKVEAVKRLQQEGKVVAMVGDGINDAPALASADLGIAMAGAGTDTAMETADIVLMADNLEKLPHTMKISRKALTIIKQNIWFSIIVKLIALVLIFPGYLTLWLAVLSDTGAALLVILNSMRLLRMKG; encoded by the coding sequence ATGGCAGAAGAACGAAAAAAAGATGAGTGTTGCAGTGGGCATCAATGCGGCAGTGAGCATAAGCATGCTGGTAAAATTCTCACGGTTCTCGAGCCTGCGGCTGCGGCAACTGAAAGCGCAGGCATTCTTTCTTCACAGGCTGTTGTCTATCGCGTTATAGGTATGGATTGCAGTTCGTGCGCCAAATCGCTGGAAAAGCATATGCATACGTTGCCTGCGGTAAAAGAGGTAAACGTGAACTTTTCCACGGGTAAAATGCAGCTCGTCGCGGATGGGCTAGGAGAAGATGCGGTGGTCAAGGAAGTCGCAAAGGCCGGATATAGTGCCATGCTACTTACGAGGCGCACGGCCAAAGCAGTTCCGAAAACGGATCAAGCAGGGACGACGCTGACGGTGATTTCTGGTGTGTTGTTGGCTCTCGGTTTTCTAGGTTCCTTATCGTCTGGCATACCTCCGCTGGTCGTTACTGTTCTCTATGCGTTGTCGATCATAAGCGGCGGCTACCGACCTGCACGCAGTGCTTTTTACGCGATAAAAAGCGGTTCACTGGATATGAACGTATTGATGTCTGTTGCGGCTGTTGGAGCCGCATTAATCGGTGAGTGGCTGGAGGGCGCAACAGTAGTCTGGCTCTTTTCCATCGGAAACTTGCTGCAGACCAAGTCGATTGAAAAAACGCGCGACTCCATACGTAATCTGATGGATTTGGCTCCGCCTGAAGCATGGGTCAAGGTGGGGGAGTCTCTTACCCGCAAACCGGTTGAGGACATCACAGTCGGTCAAGTCATCGTAGTGAAGCCGGGAGAGAAAATCCCGCTGGATGGTGTCATCGTACACGGGACATCGAGCGTCAATCAGGCCCCGATTACAGGTGAATCGATTCCCGTAGATAAGCTGGTCGGGGACAGTGTTTTTGCAGGAAGTGTCAACGAGAGTGGCGCGGTGGAGATCAAGGTAACAAAGCTGGTGGAAGATACAGCGATTGCCAGAATCATTCATCTCGTGGAGGAAGCGCAGGAAAAAAAAGCGCCTACTCAGGCGTTCGTCGACAAATTCGCTACGATCTACACGCCAATCGTGCTCGTGCTTGCTTTGCTCGTGATTGTATTCCCGCCATTACTCGGACTCGGTACCTGGGGAGAATGGTTTTACAGAGGGCTTGAGCTGCTAGTCGTTGCTTGCCCGTGCGCACTGGTCATTTCTACGCCAGTTGCGATTGTGTCCGCGATTGGAAATGCCGCGAGAAACGGCGTCCTGATCAAGGGTGGTACGTTTTTGGAAAAGGCAGGAGCGATTACCGCAATTGCTTTCGATAAAACGGGCACATTGACGGAAGGAAAACCACAGGTTGCGGCGGTTATCGAGATGGAGGGAAGCGAGGACGACGTAGTGTCGATCGCCAGAACGATTGAAGAGCGATCTTCCCATCCGATTGCACTAGCGATTCTCACCTATGCGAAACAAAAGCAGATTGCTTCCCAGAGTGGGCAAGATTTCAAGGCGATCGTCGGAAAAGGGGCGAGCGCTGTCATCGGAACCGAAACATTTTATGCAGGAAAGCCCGCCCTGTTTCAAGAGCTGGGAGTCGATCTGTCGGCATGGCAAACGAAAGTCGAGTCGTTGCAGAGTGAGGGACATACACTGGTGGTTATCGGTACCGCAACGAAATTGATCGGGATGATTGCCGTTGCCGATACCATTCGTGAGATTACGGTTAGTGCCATTGGCAAGCTCAAGGCCGCAGGAATCGAAGACATCGTGATGCTGACCGGTGACAATACGGGTACGGCGAAAAAAGTAGCGAGTCAGACAGGCGTCAATCGTTATTTTGCAGAGCTGCTGCCACAAGATAAGGTAGAAGCGGTCAAGCGACTACAGCAAGAAGGCAAGGTCGTCGCCATGGTGGGTGACGGGATCAATGATGCACCTGCTCTCGCATCAGCTGACTTGGGGATTGCGATGGCTGGAGCAGGTACTGATACAGCAATGGAAACCGCGGATATTGTACTGATGGCTGACAATCTCGAAAAGCTGCCGCACACGATGAAGATCAGCAGAAAAGCACTCACGATTATCAAGCAAAACATCTGGTTTTCGATCATCGTGAAGCTGATTGCACTCGTGCTGATATTCCCAGGCTATCTAACCTTGTGGCTGGCGGTGCTCAGTGACACGGGAGCGGCTTTGCTGGTCATCTTAAACAGTATGAGACTCTTGCGTATGAAAGGCTAA
- a CDS encoding polysaccharide deacetylase family protein, translating into MNKLNGPKEIALTFDDGPDQLWTPRVLDIFAHYQVKATFFCVGQMVKYNPTILERIVKEGHIVGNHSWDHPDFTKIPLLAVHEQVERTSDQIEKVVGVRPRMVRPPYGAVNEEVIQLLVASDYEMILWDIDSWDWKGLTGPQVARNILGHVTPGAVVLQHSAGGTKDTLKGSMDALPYIIEVLSEQKYTFSTVSAMFQLAAYRERTCPVEKRRRGR; encoded by the coding sequence GTGAACAAGCTCAATGGGCCCAAGGAAATCGCACTCACTTTTGATGATGGACCAGATCAATTGTGGACGCCTCGTGTGTTAGACATATTCGCTCACTATCAGGTAAAGGCCACTTTCTTCTGTGTGGGGCAAATGGTGAAGTACAACCCGACAATACTGGAGCGGATTGTAAAGGAAGGACACATTGTCGGAAACCATAGCTGGGATCACCCTGACTTTACAAAAATCCCTCTCTTGGCTGTTCATGAGCAGGTAGAACGTACCTCGGATCAGATCGAAAAGGTAGTAGGTGTGAGACCTCGGATGGTTCGGCCGCCATATGGAGCAGTGAATGAGGAGGTCATCCAGCTACTTGTGGCGAGCGACTACGAAATGATTTTGTGGGATATAGATAGTTGGGATTGGAAGGGTCTCACCGGCCCACAGGTCGCAAGAAACATCTTGGGACATGTCACCCCAGGCGCAGTCGTGCTTCAACATTCAGCTGGCGGTACGAAAGATACGCTAAAGGGGAGTATGGACGCCTTGCCCTATATTATTGAGGTGTTAAGTGAGCAGAAATATACCTTCTCAACCGTTTCCGCCATGTTTCAACTGGCAGCTTATCGAGAAAGAACCTGTCCAGTCGAGAAAAGGAGAAGGGGCAGATAG